A region of the Bacillota bacterium genome:
CGGGCTTGCGTATAGTTAAATTATTGGCTGCCCATATCTGGTTTTGTCCTACTTCTGTGGTTATAACGGCGTCATCATCCTCCATCATCTTCGAAAGCATTTTAAGCAGAAATTTAGGCTTTACTGCTCCATCCTGGTCAATATCTTCATCCGTACCTTTTCTTTTGGCTGTGTGTTCTTGCCTTACCTTCCGGATTTTTTCCAGCCATTCGTCAGTATCTCCTTTTTTAACCACTTGCAGTAAATCCTGCAATATTGACTTGACATCCCCAACAACCGGTATTTCAACATCAATATTCTTTCCTATTTCCGCCGGGTCGATATCTATATGGATAATGCTTGCTTTTTCAGCTATTTTATTCGCTGATGCCATAGCCCTATCTCCTACCCTGGCACCCATTATTATAATGAGGTCGGCATTGTGTATGGCATAGTTTGCAAAATAGCTCCCATGGGAACCAAGCATTCCAAGGCACATTTCATGGTCTGTGGGAATAGATCCGATTCCCATTAATGTGGTAACCACCGGAATATTACATTTTATTACCAGCTCCATCAACTCATCTCTTGCTTTCCCGCTTATAATCCCTCCACCTGCACAAATTACAGGGAATTTTGCTTTCTCTATAGCCTCAGCTATTCTTTTTATTTGTAAAGGATGTCCTTTATAAGTAGGCTTATACCCCCTTATATCTATTTCTTCGGGATACTTAAAATGTAATTCACTGTTCTGTACATCTATCGGGACATCAATAAGCACTGGCCCCGGCCTCCCTGAAGATGCTATATGGAAAGCCTCTTTCAATATTCTTGGTAAATCTTCTACATTTTTTACCAGGTAATTGTGCTTACAAAAAGGAGCTGTTGCCCCGGTTATATCCGCTTCTTGAAAAACATCCCTGCCTATAAGATTTGTAGGGACCTGGCCTGTTATTGCCACAATAGGTATTGAATCCATATATGCCGTAGCAATCCCGGTAATAAGGTTGGTAGCCCCCGGGCCGGAAGTAGCAACACATACGCCTGTCTTACCGGTTACACGGGCATAGCCGTTTGCTGCATGGGCAGCCCCTTGCTCATGCCTTGTAAGTATGTGCTTTATATTTGAATCCAGCAAAGCATTATAAAATGGGCATATCGCAGCGC
Encoded here:
- the ilvB gene encoding biosynthetic-type acetolactate synthase large subunit, yielding MKVTGAQAIIKALEIENVTHIFGYPGAAICPFYNALLDSNIKHILTRHEQGAAHAANGYARVTGKTGVCVATSGPGATNLITGIATAYMDSIPIVAITGQVPTNLIGRDVFQEADITGATAPFCKHNYLVKNVEDLPRILKEAFHIASSGRPGPVLIDVPIDVQNSELHFKYPEEIDIRGYKPTYKGHPLQIKRIAEAIEKAKFPVICAGGGIISGKARDELMELVIKCNIPVVTTLMGIGSIPTDHEMCLGMLGSHGSYFANYAIHNADLIIIMGARVGDRAMASANKIAEKASIIHIDIDPAEIGKNIDVEIPVVGDVKSILQDLLQVVKKGDTDEWLEKIRKVRQEHTAKRKGTDEDIDQDGAVKPKFLLKMLSKMMEDDDAVITTEVGQNQIWAANNLTIRKPGKFITSGGMGTMGYGLPAAVGAKVGCPNTRVITISGDGSFQMSLQELGTIKQHKLGIKIVILNNSRLGMVRELQKMKYCSRYSHVSLEDNPDFVKLAYAYGINGERITKNFEVEDALKRMLSDDKAYLLDCVVDPEEPTL